Part of the Mytilus trossulus isolate FHL-02 chromosome 2, PNRI_Mtr1.1.1.hap1, whole genome shotgun sequence genome is shown below.
TTATCAAACGTAGGAGAGTACACTGACGGTTGGCTGTGATCAAAATGAACAATTGTAGAATCGATATTTGTATTCCCCATTACATCAGTTGCACGAACCCAAACTTTGTATGAATGTCCGTCCTGAATATTGACGCCACTCAGAACAAgactttcattttctttaaGGGGAACTATATTTTCCCAACCATTTGTTGGTGGAATAGTGCTAGGTATACCGTGTATAATTTCAAATCGAACAATAgaattgatatttgatatttcgTCTTTAGTTCTGCTACCTTCTTTATCATCAAATTgagattcaatttttttatagtcCACTCGCCTGACATCATCACTGAGTCTTGGAGTATAGTCTTGGATTCTTGCTAAGAAATGACCATTTTCATGAACTTCgtttataaaatgattttccCATTGCACTACCAAGGTTGTCGTCTGCTGATTGTTAGGTGTCGTCTGCCAGCTGAAGTTAGACTGATTAGATGCCGATGAAACGAACAACCGATGACTTGATTTGGTGGATATTTCTGATGTTTTATCGAATATTGCTATTCTTCGGACATATCTtgaattatttgctttgtcagCAACTTCGAGTATTGTTGAATAGACCCCTGGTCCCTTAGGTTCATATTCTGGGAATGTGTTGTTGCTTGCTAGTACCTCGGTTATAAACTCTGGCACTGGATTATAGTCTGACAGAATATCTGGTTCTCTTAAAACTGAATAGTCAAGACTATATTCCATCTTCCATACTTCAAATGCGTAACGCTCTACTCCAGACAGACTTCTATCTGACCATCCTGACCATTTTGGTCGTATTGGtctctaaaaaaaatagtttgtaaaTTAAAGACAACGTTATTTTCGTAAAATTATATACTAATTTATTAAATCTAATAGATTGTCACTAATTCAAAAAACTCCTAACACCCTGTTCTTTCTGAAAGCTGTATTTCTTCGTCTGGACTTGAGTATCCCTCATGAAAAACTCACAAAAACTCTTCGAATGcacaatatttataattggttattttataatttcGGTTTTATTTCCTTAACATAAAATTAGCCATGTACCTGTTGGTTTTATAACAAgccttttcttttaatttaagacAAACTTATGGACCATTTGTTATGCTTTATCATACTATGTTTAATTATCTTAATATTTCTATTGATTTTAGTTCTTTTTCTTAAGAAGGAATAGGGTCGAGGATTTCTTTTTTTCCGGCTTATACAGAAGTGACAATACCacagtaaaagtaaaattcataaatcgaagaCACAATAGCAACGTATGTTAATTAACAGAAAACGAcgaaaattaattcaaaaatgtgtactaaaagagggacgaaaggtaccaaagggacagtcaaactgataaatccaaaacaaactgacaacgacatggctaaaaatgaaaaagacaaacagaaaaacaagagtacacatgacacaacacagaaaactaaagaataaacaacacgaacctcaccaaaaactaggggtgatctcacgtgctccggaagggtaagatgatcctgctccacatgtgacacccgtcgtgttgcttatgtgattacaaatccggtaaatagtctaattcggtaagtcacattcatgaaaggggaggggattgtagttacgacgtaaggaacatatccgatatcatttgtgaaacggttattccataacggtcaaccaactcgtgatggcgtgcgtaaaatttacgaaggcatgatttcaacttcaccatttggaactcttggtttaatagcttccttgtgagcagtaaccctctatcaagaaaatcatgataggaaatgcaagcacgggaatatcgtatcaatttggagatatataccccttatgcaggtgctgctggaatgttagaaatggaaagttcacaattggaaagctgaaatcatctcttttgtcgtaaagttttgttttcaatcgaccctcattgtcaatttctagatgtaattcaagatatgaagccgacttaactgtatctgtagtatcttttatctccaattcgatgggatagatgcgttccacatagtcaccaaattttgaattgtttagtgaaagaacgtcatctatatagctgaaagtagagttaaaggatattgctaacttcttatctttcttcctaagaagttcctgcatgaagtcagcctcgtaataataaagaaacaagtcggcaagtagaggggcacagtttgttcccattcgGATGCCGACAGCCTGTTGCAAAACAATGATATAGTAAAAGTCAAGGCTATTTAGCTTTATAGCTGAACTATTTTCACCAAGCATGTGATATGAGATTAACGGAGGCATAAAAATCGaagaatatatttttagaatttttaagcaaatactttttggaatttttaaacaaatattttttgaatttttaagcaaatattttaaaattatttttatctataCGGGTTAAATGTCTCCTGTCTTTTACTATgcccatttatttttaaatttgattgttgATCAGTAAACctaatagtaaaatttaatatgccatttattttaaatatgtttgtttttaggATCTCATAACATGGgctttcatattttattgttaatacttGTATATCTGTATGAATATGTTGTAAAGCGTTtagggtattttttttatattatatgatgcGCTGTTATAAATACtgtataataatgataaaatctaTGAACCGAGATAGTCAATATCAAGATCTTCATCATATTTACAGTCTGCACACCACCTTATGTTTCCTGCacttatttcatataaattgaCTTGTTTTATTACGTGTgtactaaaagagggacgaaaggtaccaaagggacatttcaaactaataaatccaaaacaaactgataaatccaaaacaaactgtCAAATTTGACTATTCGACTTTTTGCAAATTAATAAAAGCTTATAAATAAAAGATGGTTGACATTAAGAGATTTTGGCACCATACTATACTTACTACCgataatttcttttgtcatataCACCAAAGGTATAAATACTCTTAAACACATATCCGTTATTTCAATCTAAATAATGATCTCGAGTGgacttttaaaagaatatatctACGACAAAGTCGGTTAACACTGCTGTTGGGATGGAGAACCCTGTGTCGGAAAAGTGCCTTCAACTCAGATCGTATGTGGAAAATTGTAGGTCGGTAGGTATCTTCGGTTACTCCGATCCCCACCATCAACAAAAAAACTGGTTGCAAGATTCTGAAGAGTACATTAAAGATCTGTACTTTTGTCTTGAACGTCTTATTGTTAATGTTTCTATGTTTGATGTGTGCAGATCATATCAATTAAGGATTTTGTCTTTGTTGGAAAGCTGGTTTGTTGTTTATCTTATCACATCTGCATATTAATATCATAGTGTTATCGTACTTAAAACCCCTTGCTGGATGCCAAAGTCGTATTTATGAGATACAcacttttgacttttttatttattatggctgtttagttcacgcatcattgtaaatataacgtaATTTGATGAAACTGTCACCACAGTGAGAGTTTTagagctataaaaccaggtttaatccaccatttgctacatctgaaaatgcctgtaccaagtcaggaatatgataatTCTTgaccattcgtttttgatgtgttttgtcatttgatttttccatttgtttagggactttccgatttgaatttcctctgagctcagtatttttgtgattttactttttgatgacATCGAACATTTCAGAAAGTACCATTCCCCCTGAGTGATCGCGCCTTGTCGGAGACGAATATATCTTAATACGTGATAGATTGTTTTAATTACACTGCCTTTCTGGAGTGGACCGTTTTTTactgtgaaatataaaaaaacaaagtttaatacTTTTGCTGATATTGAACTAAATTCTACATACGTGTTATCATACCGCAGTTATATACTCTCCTAGCTCAAATTTACCTTTACTGGCGATAATTCTACCTAAGAAGATACACAATCTTACTGACGGAGAACCTGAGTGTTAGCATGCCTTATCGTTGATAAAGTAAGTTGACTTTTGTAAACAGTGATACCATACATAAGTCACACCTTTAGTACAAAGACGTGTTTTAATCTCTTAGCTGTTTTTTCAAAAGCTGTAAAAACTTTAGTTGTTACCCTAGTTATATCCTCTTCTAGCTGAAGTGGAACGTCACCAAAAGAACAAGTGCTAGATTCTTGACAGTGAACTGGTTTATCGTAGTCAAACCGATACTCCATATTCTGCTGAGAACTAATTCCATTATATATCTCAGTAGCGTGTAGTTGGTTATTGTCTGGATTAATAAGTATTCGGTACCCGCCAGTAGTTACTGTGTAGGTCAGAACgtatctttaaaatttaataattatctATAACAGAATCGAAATGCTGGAATAATAATTCGTTTTTAGCAaccaatatatttcaattcagTCAAAATTTGCAAAGAAGCACTGCTGCTGAATTATTcccttgcaagtgaataattcagatccgtattcatgtgatcTTCAAGTTAACCCAATAGCTAAAGATTTTGTTTGCATCGTCGTCAGCCATTTCATAGGAAAAGAATGTAATCaataaaagtgaaacaaaggcGAACCATTTcgttgactgattcgatccacaaaaaaacaattcttagGTATACATGATAATTCACTTTTCGCTTAACCGATAGCATGATATAACAGACCTGGAATAATACAATTGCACGAGGTCGCTacaagtatttatatatatctatgtttatgtttatatcggcTTTTATGACAATCACAGCGTTAAATGAacattacaaaagttaatagtATGGCgtctggataaaaaaaaatacaactgaAATTCTGAATATCTGTTTTCGAGTATATGCAGTGCTTACTGTTTATTTCAGACATATTGTAACTTGATTATACGTGTGTGTAtgttataactttttaaaaatgaattaaacaacTAGTGTCCCCTTAACTGACTCCGAGGTCCCAACTTTATTTTCTAAACAATTATTCCATTTTAAAAACCAGAGCAAGCTTAAAAAAGCATAAGTTCCTGCGACAGCTAGTCTTTGAGACACTAAGTTCCGAGATACCTAGTTCGTGAGACAGTTTTTTGTCGCCGAAGCACCGAAGTCAACAGATAATCATAAGCTACCTTTTCAAGGGACTGCGACGATTTCAATGGGAATTTAGAGTTTCGGTAATTGCCGCTAGTTTGCATCCACCGTAAATACTTCTAAACTGCTTTCGTTATACCACAAGTTTTCAACTCGAACTTTATGGTTTACAAACTTCACAATTCTTAATACTCTATATGAttgttttcactttcactttcaacagctttaaaaacaaacaaaataactcGCACAATGTATCTATATACCTATAGCGAAGACCTCGAAGATAGCACCTTTACAATAACGAGTCTAATAGCAATCGAGAAGGAAAAAGATGATTTAAGATGTAGTTTTTGTTAATGTATTGTTCAAACGAGTAATTTATGATGGATTACACTTAAacattgaataattaaatagtattttgtttaaactgTATTTTTATCACAAATTAATGAAAGCGTACTAAAAAACCAATCTACACTTTCTTTATTCGATGTAAACCATTGCCTAAATTATGATGGTTAAGGACCATAactctatcatgattttcttgatagagggttgctgctcacaaggaagctattaaaccaaccATCTAGAAATTTACAacgagggtcggttgaaaacaaaatttacgacaaacgagatgatttcagctttccaattgtgaactttctttTTCTATGTAGAAAAATTCAAGCCGCGCCGGCATAGTGAGTATAAATCTTCTAATTAAAACGATATTCCCGCGCTTGTATTTCATattatgatttccttgatagagggttgctgctcacaaggaagctattcaaCCACGAATTccaaatagtgaagttgaaatcattccttcgtaaattttacggacgccataacaagttggttgaccattatagAATAACAGTTTAACAAATGATAGTTTTCTTACGTCGTTCctacaatcccctttcctttcatgaatatgacctatcgaactatttaccggattttttataacatgagaaacacgacgggtgccacattaggagcaggatctgctttcccttccggagcacctgagatcacctctagtatttggtggtgttcgtgttgcttatggttttctatgttatgtcatgtgtactattgtttgtctgtttgtcctttttatttttagccatgtcgttgtcagtttttttttatttatgactatccctttggtatctttcgtccttcttctGGAACAAGATTGAAAATTGTTCGATTTAATGtgtgacaaaatcaaaatagaatttTCTATCGTCAATTCGAACGATTTGTTAATGTTTATGAAGATTGGCTGAAACATGTCATATCGTCCGACATTGCTCAAATCAAGGTACATTTGTAAGTATACTGATGCACAGTTTAAACGATACATACATCACTTGAGACTCAGATATTCCTTGATTTATAATGCTTATGTTTGAGTGTTTGTGTCAAAAGTCTAATCTGGAAAAGCGcttttaaggtagcacaatacaaagattttataactccaactaccaagttttaaaatgctgtaactttcttaataatgcttgaaaatttataaaagtggtagttttggatagctaacagattattctttcaaattaatgcaatgttagcattatgcaacaattatgtaaccaattataatgttaacggtgtctaaaatatttttcaccaaatttccactttcaaatgaaattagcttctgcatagaTATCCCTAGAggcttgattttattatatgttgttcctatggccattatctacaaaagggtgtctcagatttcagatagaatgtatagaacaaattttacatctaattaaacattatcttcttttatgtggtaaGGATGTTTCACTAATtggagatttatgagagaatagaataccatagagacaatctgagacactCTTTTGAAGCCCttgatgtgttgattaagatttcgttaaaattttctgtatagttaaagagatgaaagagccaaattcattcaagtgaccttacccagattttgccactaattacatactaattgattacataatgattgcataataaaaattttacattcatttaaaagattaatcttttatctatctatatgtacctcttttattattttctatgcattcataagaaagttatagcatttcaaatgttagtgattggaagtaaaaaaatctttgtattgtgctaccttaagacAATTTatagagtgtttttttttatttacctgtcTCCTGAATCCACCTGGAATACATTTGTGCCATTATTCATCCTACATTCTAGAACTGTATTAGCTATTGGCTTCAGGTTAGATGGTTGAGGACAAGTGAAAGTTTCCCTGTTTACTTCGGTTTCACCGTCtattcaaaagaaaagaaaaagacctGCAACGGTGCTGGCAAAAAGGAATAACATTGACACAAATTTCTTAATATTCATtaccttttgaattttcaaaatcagtatACAAGTTCCCGattgtttaacaaaaatttacacAAGGTTGAATACAGCAGCACAAAGAATAAACTTACTTAGACCGAGTTTATGATGAACAACCAGCACATGTGCATCAACAATTCCAAATTTTATGTCCCTGATGTATCCTGGAATGGGTGGAATATGATCAAAATCATATTTGACATCTACAGAGGCATCAATGTCGAAGTTCATTAAATTAAACTCATCAGAATTGGTCCAAAGCAGGTCAACTTCTGATATGTTTGTTGCGTCTGTCATAAATTCGTATGcaaatttatttgttgtatAACTGTACTTAGCAAACGTCGCATTGCCTTTCCCTATCAAAGGCTTAAATCCATCACTATGtactgaaaaaaacataaatagaaaTTCTAATCATAGTATTGAATGACTTTCAATTGCTGTGTCAACagttggtttttatttttttctacttcttCCGctatattgttgttttcaatcaagtcgctttttttttttatagaaacttGGATGTTAAATTGAACAAGGAAATGgtaaatgtgtcaaagcgacaacaacctgaccatagaggagacaacagccgaaggcaaccaatggatcttcaatgTTGACCAAATAGATGAATGAGCCTGAATAATAAAATACTACTTGAtgcaattttatatgtttttatatgtttttcgaCGCACAACAATGATATAATACGGCAATAAAGTATTAACAACATAATTTATGTGACTGCatcttacatttatttgtaggatcctttaaaACAAACCAATTAAGCTGTTCTGTAACAATttcatcttcatgccttatatatcatgtattgtGCTAAAAGGCTTGATTTAACTGACGAGGAAAAGTAACACCTGGTCACCGAAAGCTTGATTATTGAAGAGCCTATGTGATAGAGTGGTCTACCGCGTCCGACATATTGCAAGGCGATCTGGTtccacgatatctcagtagcatgtgTTCGAAACCCGGCGAGggacagatctaacattgttgggctgaTGTTAAGACGAAATATATACTACTATACAGATTGTATTGTCAGTcttgtatcaccatcactgcttgTGATCCGATAGACAAAATATGTTGTAGAGTCGTCACTGGACGAACTGATAATATACTAATATACTAATAGCAATCATTTCTGTGACTgaatcttacattaatttgtaggatccttgaCAATAGATATGTTAGCTGATCTGTAGCAATTCCATATTCATGCTTAtgaatttacgttttttgattgagttaagcctgccaattgatattttatcgtgcgtttttctatgttgtaatgttatgctattgtttcaggaaaaaagagagaaggtttggatctattaaaacgtttaatctcGCTGCAAAGTCAgataggaatctgatgtacagtagttgtcgtttgtttatgtaatttttacgtgtaacgtgtttctcgtttctcggttttatatatagattaaaccgttggttttcctgtttgaatggtttcacactagttattttgggatcctttatagcttgttgttcggtgtaagctaaagctccgtgttgaaggccgtacattgacctataatagtttacttttttaaaattgttatttagatggagagttgtctctttggcacacacaccacatcttcctatatctacttatatAGCATGTACTGTATAACGATGCTAGATtcaaactgacgaggaaaggtaacacccggcccttgaaagctttattattattGTAGAGCTTAGGCGGTCGATTGGTCTTGCGCTTCAGTTACATTGAAAGGCGATTTGAtctaagtatatatataatgcataATAGCTGATtcttattatgtttatattcttACAAGTTTTGCAACTAGTTCCACTGAAACCGTTTGAGCACATGCATTTGTTGCCTCCATAACATCTTCCAGGGTAGCAGGGTGCCAAATGTGAACAGGATGCAACTGCAAAAAGTTAATGATAATTGTTTTATGGTAgatctgattttgtttttctgaaCAGCCCGGAGAATAGTCGAAGGCCTCAAATTGctcttcaacacagcaagaaaattcCACACCAAGAGATGGGCTTCACCTGACATTTATTTAACCTTAATATTTACTTAAAGATGAACACTTGTCTAAAATCAACTGACTATTAGCTTGAATACATAGGATTCTTTTAATTTGGGTTAACTTTTATTTGTCGGTTTCTGTCTAAAAACATTGGCACCTCAGAGAAATTCGTATAACCAATGATTTTACAGTtgtcatttataaattaaaaaacccGAAATACGTTCGAAAAACCTATGTTCATTTGTTATCGAAACAAAGataagaacaaaaaatattcttactAGATATTGACGAcagtttgtatattttttttttaaaggaaagcGGTATGTATTGCAAcactaaataaataataaaattaaaaacgacGGATACATTCAAGCAGTCAAGAAGTCATTACATATATGTGTTCCATCTTATTATAATAAGAAAGGAAGTAAAAGTCATCACATTATGCTAAGCTAGTTAATATGAGCAAATTATTTCAGAGAGCTGAGCTGTTAGTGAGAACGTTTTGCAATGCAAAACCAAAAATATCCATATAAGTATGTTAAATACGGCTGCTGCTGTCAGTGTGAAAGTCTTATGttgaatgccaaaaaaaaaagctaaatgtattagtaaatattaaaataaactgaaaaagaaaatactttttttttatctgttaacAATTCATCATGTCGACgaagcttttgtccaagtttcaaCACATTCAAAGAATATCTTTCAAATTGTCTTATGTAACATATATTAAAGTATCGAACGCAATCATAGTTTTGAACATTTtccaaagaaacataaaaaatgtaaaggtATATTTAAACAGAACTCATTTGACTAACAGCTCGAACAACGGATATTCTTAAACCGTGCTGACTCCCATTGGCGATTGCACAATATACGGATCCCCaggatgtaacaaaatggactTTATTATAAACCTaataacaaacagaaaacaataaactttagGAAACGATGGTTTACCGCAAAAATGAGGTGCAAAAAAAttgtacaccatatccggatttcgaccaTTAATGTCTCCTCGGTGATGTAAggaatcgaaacggtatttggaaggccatataatttacctcaATTTAGGATAGATTGTTGCATTGTGGAGAGTCAAAACAAGAtgaaaaaatcatatatataactgtatatatatatttatcttcgcAGAATATAATCTCTCTTTGAATTACAAACATTTTGCTTCAGACACctcaaaagtaagaaaatggCAACCTTTATAAAGATTTTGACCATACCCTGtatctcaatatttttttttttcaagtaaatttcttttattatatatctgCTGTTTTAACAATTTACTCGGATTACAGCGTTAGCCCGAGGATCCCTGTAATTAGTTACTGAATTTTCAGGGAAAAGTTCAGTAAAGTATACTAAAGTATTAAAGtgttaataatatatatcacatacacattattttaaatacagtgtATACatattaagaataaaaaattcATAGTATAAATCACGTGTTTACGGAACATCATTATTGTATTACTAGTAGTCCGTTTATTGATTagattgaagaaataaaaaaaagatttggttTTTACCATAGATACAGTGTTTTGATCATGAACAACTTATGATCAAGTTTCGTAAAATTTCATGAAGTGGTCgcaaaatttatttatgttacaaaaaattacagaaataatCAACTTAAATTGAGCATGCGCCACATGCCAGCTCCGCCTTTGACGAAATATGTGGTCGCTATGTTTCGCTTTCGTTGACAACTTCAACAGATGAAAACTACAAATAATCGTGGTTAACACTGATataaacatattacaaaatgttttaccAGATATTTCAAATGACTTCTATAATTTGTGTTTGggctatttaaatatttcttacaTCTTCAAACTTtttgatatttacaaatatgCTATTTATCTAATGTTTCTATGTACACATtgtattgcaaaaatattataCTAACACAAGTCaggttaaatatttaaaaaaaggacatgaGTGTTTCGCATTAtcatatacaacatgtacaacgTCACgataaagctttttttttttaaacccgtACATGTCCTTTCTGAGGAAAGTCTTTGATTTTATATCTGATTCTATCCAATTTAACCTAAGCCATGTTATAAATTCAAGATTGTGGACTGTGTAAATGACATTTCGTGCTTCCGAAGCGCTTTTCATGAATAACCCCCACCAGGAACGCTCTAACCAAACATTTAAAAGCTAAAATATTTACGAATACGATAAACCCTAAAGATGaataaaagaacatttaaagaTTTGTTAACTTCAGATAAGGTAAATTTTGAGGAATTGGAATCTTAGTTTCTTATTTTACCAGGgaattttatgaatatatatataaaaacaagaatgtgtccaaagtacacagatgccccactcgcactatcattttccatgttcaatagACCGTAAAAGttggtaaaaaatataataaggcattaaaattagaaggatcatatcatagggaacatgtgtactaagtttcaagttgattggacttcagcttcatcaaaaactaccttgaccaaaaactttaacctgaaacttgcactttcattttctatgttcagtggaccatgaaattggggtcaaaagtttaatttgtctttaaaattagaaagatcatatcataagtaacatgtgtactaagtttcaagttgattggacttcagcttcatcaaaaactaccttgaccaaaaactttaacctgaagcgggacagacggacgaacgaacggacggacgaacagacgaacggacgcacagaccagaaaacataattcccctctactatcgtaggtggggcataaaaagccAACGATATGTCAATACCGGTACAACGACTTTGATATTGATGAAACCCCCAGGTAATAACAATCTAACATCAGTGATAATACCTAAATACTTGTTAATAAAAACAGCACATTATAGTCCTGTGATTTAAAAGGCATATTCTATATtcattgaacatattttatttaaaattgaccTCATAAAGTGcggaaaataaaatgattgaaaacacGCATATAATGCGGAAATTTGAAACTATTGTTTACAAGGAATACTCTTGTAGTtaaattgacattaaatttataatgaaGACAAATAACTGCAGTAGCTGACAATAAAGTAGCGTAGTAAATTAACCTTTTTTACTTACTTCCAGAACATATCTCTCCATCAAACCCTGCAGGACAGGAACAAACATTTGGCCGGATACACGTTCCGCCGTTTCGGCAATTCGGGGAACAAACAGctgcaaatataaaatacacTGCATGAATAAAATTAGTTAATTTCCTTCTACCAATCTCAAAAGGTACGTATTGCTATCTGTGAATTGTGCCACAATGGTGATTACTTCTATTTTCATtagttgaatatttaatttgtttataggTTATcagtatatatacaatataaggtctatgtcacaaaaaaataaactttgtttTGTGCTGaatcaaaaaaaaagtttaatttttttatgatattgaccttatattgttttatactacaactaaaacaa
Proteins encoded:
- the LOC134704813 gene encoding uncharacterized protein LOC134704813; translated protein: MVIDSALAGDILEEHTIPQRHSVVQDGDIMDIGTAIFLFVPRIAETAERVSGQMFVPVLQGLMERYVLEVSKKVHSDGFKPLIGKGNATFAKYSYTTNKFAYEFMTDATNISEVDLLWTNSDEFNLMNFDIDASVDVKYDFDHIPPIPGYIRDIKFGIVDAHVLVVHHKLGLNGETEVNRETFTCPQPSNLKPIANTVLECRMNNGTNVFQVDSGDRYVLTYTVTTGGYRILINPDNNQLHATEIYNGISSQQNMEYRFDYDKPVHCQESSTCSFGDVPLQLEEDITRRPIRPKWSGWSDRSLSGVERYAFEVWKMEYSLDYSVLREPDILSDYNPVPEFITEVLASNNTFPEYEPKGPGVYSTILEVADKANNSRYVRRIAIFDKTSEISTKSSHRLFVSSASNQSNFSWQTTPNNQQTTTLVVQWENHFINEVHENGHFLARIQDYTPRLSDDVRRVDYKKIESQFDDKEGSRTKDEISNINSIVRFEIIHGIPSTIPPTNGWENIVPLKENESLVLSGVNIQDGHSYKVWVRATDVMGNTNIDSTIVHFDHSQPSVYSPTFDKNVEDGHFPFSSRVTVAAKDEHSGINKVSFKFVVNSTGEVKNQKDFKIESQTPAICNQLPRDCYCIPKGECFMIDSVLDIDNCWLKVPINRTDDEVHILQIYIYNLAMLSSMTTFNLGEVKSYKGVQEYYSPSNITILKTSDTSLGISWIQAPSCYERAGILIQLFRPNNSSRDFKVHKDATTFDLTGLSPTTHYWFKLFTKYGNDTHFVMSGSPAILKFQTAEACKSYMSNVSVMKTVCAMVLY